From Vigna unguiculata cultivar IT97K-499-35 chromosome 5, ASM411807v1, whole genome shotgun sequence, the proteins below share one genomic window:
- the LOC114185650 gene encoding uncharacterized protein LOC114185650 isoform X1 yields MALSFSHHALLHGNKTPFTLQFQCITSSNPNNANIFTYPSIRCCSSLNQKSSINLRTCKNCKTQFDPSLNHPLACRFHTAHFGGETKRKFESVYEGGTMSTPDSGKVFQYWHCCGSEDPFDPGCTSSPHTSYDD; encoded by the exons ATGGCTCTTTCCTTTTCTCACCACGCTCTTCTCCATGGAAACAAAACACCTTTTACTCTGCAATTTCAATGCATCACTTCATCAAACCCCAACAACGCAAACATATTCACGTACCCTTCTATTCGGTGTTGCTCAAGTTTGAACCAAAAAAGCAGCATCAACCTCAGAACTTGCAAGAACTGCAAAACCCAATTCGACCCTTCTCTCAATCACCCTCTTGCTTGTCGATTTCACACTGCCCATTTTGGAG GAGAAACTAAGAGAAAGTTTGAGAGTGTGTATGAAGGGGGCACCATGAGTACACCTGACTCTGGCAAAGTTTTTCAGTATTGGCATTGCTGTGGTTCTGAAGATCCATTTGATCCTGGTTGCACATCTTCTCCTCATACCTCATATGATGATTGA
- the LOC114185650 gene encoding uncharacterized protein LOC114185650 isoform X2 has protein sequence MHHFIKPQQRKHIHVPFYSVLLKFEPKKQHQPQNLQELQNPIRPFSQSPSCLSISHCPFWSAGETKRKFESVYEGGTMSTPDSGKVFQYWHCCGSEDPFDPGCTSSPHTSYDD, from the exons ATGCATCACTTCATCAAACCCCAACAACGCAAACATATTCACGTACCCTTCTATTCGGTGTTGCTCAAGTTTGAACCAAAAAAGCAGCATCAACCTCAGAACTTGCAAGAACTGCAAAACCCAATTCGACCCTTCTCTCAATCACCCTCTTGCTTGTCGATTTCACACTGCCCATTTTGGAG CGCAGGAGAAACTAAGAGAAAGTTTGAGAGTGTGTATGAAGGGGGCACCATGAGTACACCTGACTCTGGCAAAGTTTTTCAGTATTGGCATTGCTGTGGTTCTGAAGATCCATTTGATCCTGGTTGCACATCTTCTCCTCATACCTCATATGATGATTGA
- the LOC114186081 gene encoding ATP-dependent Clp protease proteolytic subunit 3, chloroplastic, with amino-acid sequence MELSLSSTSCIPISSKLKHKHVLFHSQFPTSTASTKTRKTKPLFIVNASRPTLSSNWLVSPDDLSASTASPWLPRIEELDTTNMLLRQRIIFLGSQVDDMTADFIISQLLLLDAEDSKKDIKLFINSPGGSVTAGMGIYDAMKLCKADVSTVCLGLAASMGAFILASGTKGKRYCMPNSRVMIHQPLGTAGGKATDMSIRIREMAYHKIKINKILSRITGKPEEQIDLDTDRDNFMNPWEAKEYGLVDGVIDDGKPGLVAPVVDATPPPKTRVWDLWKIEGSRKAKKNLPSEHKLLQKVSKGSDGDKGSGKEGEAPVAV; translated from the exons atggaATTGAGTTTATCTTCAACATCGTGTATACCCATAAGCTCCAAGCTGAAGCATAAGCATGTCCTTTTCCACTCTCAATTTCCCACTTCCACAGCTTCAACCAAAACCAGAAAAACCAAACCTTTGTTTATCGTTAACGCCTCCAGACCAACCCTGTCCTCTAACTGGCTCGTTTCTCCAGACGATTTATCTGCATCCACCGCTTCCCCATGGCTTCCCAGAATCGAAGAGCTCGATACCACAAACATGCTTCTCCGTCAAAGAATTATCTTTCTGGGTTCTCAG GTGGATGATATGACTGCAGATTTTATCATTAGCCAGCTTTTGCTTTTGGACGCTGAAGACTCAAAGAAAGACATCAAGTTATTTATAAATTCACCCGGTGGTTCTGTGACTGCTG GGATGGGAATTTATGATGCCATGAAGTTGTGCAAAGCAGATGTGTCAACTGTTTGCCTTGGGCTTGCTGCGTCCATGGGTGCATTTATCCTTGCTTCTGGTACAAAAGGGAAGAGGTATTGTATGCCGAATTCAAGAGTTATGATCCATCAGCCACTTGGAACTGCTGGTGGAAAA GCTACTGATATGAGCATTCGTATAAGAGAAATGGCATACCACAAGATTAAGATCAACAAGATACTATCAAGAATTACAGGGAAGCCTGAAGAGCAG aTTGATCTGGACACTGATCGCGACAATTTTATGAATCCATGGGAAGCCAAGGAGTATGGTTTAGTTGATGGCGTTATTGATGATGGAAAACCAGGATTAGTTGCACCAGTTGTAGATGCAACACCACCACCAAAAACTCGTGTGTGGGATCTATGGAAAATTGAAGGAAGCAGAAAAGCGAAGAAAAATCTGCCCTCAGAGCACAAGCTTTTGCAGAAAGTTTCTAAAGGAAGTGATGGTGATAAAGGCAGTGGAAAAGAAGGAGAAGCGCCCGTTGCAGTATGA
- the LOC114185017 gene encoding phenylalanine--tRNA ligase, chloroplastic/mitochondrial, whose amino-acid sequence MAMAISSVHATLFARASFFCQSNGLRSFRSCLPFSSSAASVSTHNHSQKKWRQPVLSVLDVGGVKISREDVVRDDPTNNVPDNIFSKLGVQLHRRDEHPLGILKNAIYEYFDTNYSNKFEKFDDLCPIVSVKENFDDVLVPEDHVSRSYNDTYYVDPQTVLRCHTSAHQAKLLRSGHTHFLVTGDVYRRDSIDSTHYPVFHQMEGFRVFSPEDWEASGMDATLFAATDLKKCLEGLASHLFGAVEMRWVDTYFPFTNPSFELEIYFKENWLEVLGCGVTEQEILKRNGKPNNVAWAFGLGLERLAMVLFDIPDIRLFWSNDERFTSQFSKGQLGVKFKPFSKYPPCYKDMSFWISESFTENNLCEVVRGIAGDLVEEVQLIDNFTNKKGMTSHCYRIAYRSMERSLTDEEINNLQWKVREQVQNKLNVVLR is encoded by the exons ATGGCAATGGCGATCTCTTCTGTTCATGCCACATTATTTGCTAGGGCCTCTTTCTTTTGCCAAAGTAATGGCCTAAGAAGCTTTAGATCGTGTTTACCTTTCTCATCTTCAGCTGCTTCCGTTTCCACTCACAATCATTCACAGAAGAAATGGAGGCAGCCAGTGTTGTCAGTGTTGGATGTCGGTGGAGTCAAGATAAGCAGAGAAG ATGTGGTGAGGGATGATCCTACAAATAATGTGCCAgacaatatattttcaaaacttggaGTGCAGCTTCACAGGAGGGATGAACACCCTCTAGGGATATTGAAGAATGCAATATATGAGTATTTTGAcacaaattattcaaataagttTGAAAAGTTTGATGATCTTTGCCCTATTGTTTCAGTGAAGGag aattttgatgatgttttggttccTGAAGACCATGTAAGTAGGAGCTATAATGACACTTACTATGTAGACCCTCAGACTGTTTTAAGATGCCACACAAGTGCTCATCAGGCAAAATTATTGAGAAGTGGTCACACTCATTTCCTTGTTACAGGAGATGTTTATCGTAGGGATTCAATTGATTCAACTCATTATCCTGTGTTCCATCAA ATGGAAGGCTTTCGGGTTTTTTCTCCAGAAGATTGGGAGGCATCAGGAATGGATGCCACATTATTTGCAGCAACAGACTTAAAGAAATGCCTTGAGGGCCTAGCAAGTCatttatttg GTGCTGTGGAAATGCGCTGGGTGGATACTTATTTCCCATTTACTAATCCATCGTTTGAACTTGAAATATATTTCAAG GAAAACTGGTTGGAAGTTTTGGGTTGTGGAGTGACAGAACAAGAGATTCTGAAAAGAAATGGGAAACCTAATAATGTTGCTTGGGCTTTCGGCCTAGGGTTGGAGAGATTGGCTATGGTTCTGTTTGACATACCTGATATTCGTCTGTTTTGGTCAAATGATGAACGATTTACTTCCCAG TTTTCCAAGGGTCAATTGGGAGTCAAATTTAAGCCATTTTCAAAG TATCCTCCTTGTTACAAGGACATGAGTTTCTGGATCAGTGAATCATTTACCGAAAACAATCTGTGTGAAGTGGTCAGAGGGATAGCAGGGGATCTCGTAGAGGAG GTGCAATTAATAGACAATTTTACCAACAAGAAAGGAATGACCAGCCACTGTTATAGGATTGCATATAGGTCTATGGAACGTTCTCTTACTGACGAGGAAATTAACAATCTGCag TGGAAAGTAAGAGAACAAGTGCAGAACAAATTGAATGTTGTCTTAAGATGA